The proteins below are encoded in one region of Paeniglutamicibacter cryotolerans:
- a CDS encoding DUF1028 domain-containing protein, with amino-acid sequence MTFSLVARDPKTGAFGMVVTSSSPAVAARCIHLRSEVGGVASQNVTDPGLGARILDELARGADAVEALARVTGAAANIDFRQLSVVDAAGNTASFSGAGTLGTHRTVEQDGAVAAGNLLSDPRVPQAIMDAYQNSTAEAFERRLLDGLAAGQAAGGEEGPVHSAGLMVKDRHSWAPTDLRVDWDDEDPIAALALLWDRWAPEKEAYRTRAIEPATAPTYGVPGDQ; translated from the coding sequence ATGACCTTTTCACTCGTTGCCAGGGACCCGAAGACCGGCGCCTTCGGCATGGTCGTCACCTCATCCAGCCCGGCTGTCGCTGCCCGCTGCATCCATTTGCGTTCGGAAGTGGGTGGCGTCGCCTCGCAGAACGTCACCGATCCCGGGCTCGGTGCCCGGATCCTGGATGAGCTGGCCCGTGGAGCCGACGCCGTGGAGGCCTTGGCCCGCGTCACCGGAGCCGCGGCAAACATCGATTTCCGCCAGCTTTCCGTGGTCGACGCGGCGGGCAACACCGCGTCGTTCTCGGGGGCCGGAACATTGGGCACGCACCGCACCGTGGAACAGGACGGGGCCGTGGCTGCGGGAAACCTGCTCAGTGACCCCAGGGTTCCACAGGCGATCATGGATGCCTACCAGAATTCCACCGCCGAGGCCTTTGAACGCCGGCTGCTCGATGGCCTGGCGGCTGGGCAGGCTGCCGGGGGTGAAGAGGGACCGGTGCATTCGGCCGGCCTGATGGTGAAGGACCGGCACAGCTGGGCCCCCACCGACCTGCGGGTGGACTGGGACGATGAAGACCCGATCGCAGCCCTGGCACTTTTGTGGGATCGGTGGGCTCCGGAAAAGGAGGCCTACCGCACCCGGGCGATCGAGCCGGCGACCGCTCCAACCTATGGCGTCCCCGGGGACCAGTAG
- a CDS encoding flavin reductase family protein, producing MATSTEASTVGGPVAAAGEATEQDILRTSFIEAMGRTATGVTVVGTDGPAGRLAQTVSAMCSVSADPETLLVCVHRKSPLNEAIARHGVFSVSVLGVQHDHVADTFAGRPWPGKERWDFTCGKWVSLPSGSPAIEDALAYFDCSVRQVVECGSHFIYFGNVLHAGGEAGEPLTYHARTYGKPLPVPPSQFDDYPGSGPVR from the coding sequence ATGGCTACATCAACTGAAGCCAGCACGGTCGGCGGCCCGGTTGCCGCCGCCGGCGAAGCGACGGAGCAAGATATCCTGCGCACGTCATTCATCGAAGCTATGGGCCGCACCGCCACCGGTGTCACCGTGGTCGGCACGGACGGGCCCGCGGGCCGCCTCGCCCAGACCGTGAGTGCCATGTGCTCGGTCTCGGCGGACCCCGAAACCCTGCTGGTCTGCGTGCATCGCAAGAGTCCCCTGAACGAGGCCATCGCCCGTCACGGCGTCTTTTCCGTCTCGGTCCTGGGAGTCCAGCACGACCACGTGGCCGACACGTTCGCCGGCCGGCCCTGGCCGGGCAAGGAGCGCTGGGATTTCACCTGCGGCAAGTGGGTCAGCCTCCCCTCCGGATCACCGGCGATCGAAGACGCCTTGGCCTACTTTGACTGCAGCGTGCGCCAGGTCGTGGAATGCGGATCGCACTTCATCTACTTCGGCAACGTGCTCCATGCCGGTGGAGAAGCCGGCGAGCCGCTGACCTACCACGCCCGGACGTACGGGAAGCCGCTTCCTGTCCCGCCGTCACAGTTTGACGACTATCCGGGTTCCGGACCGGTCCGCTAA
- a CDS encoding 4-hydroxyphenylacetate 3-hydroxylase family protein, which produces MLRTGEEYRESIRDGRKVYVNGEQVRDVTTHPMFKPIVDRRAHIYDMAHQESTQAVMTYTDEASGELNAIGNRLPRTQEDWWDKRRAVDAVQRESGGVVTRVGDETIGEMWSLFDGQDVLNEVDPRFSDNIRRHIEHSISADTFHISANTDPKGDRSKAPQDQDPDMLLHVVKETDNGIVVRGAKYETAAAYANQAFTKPTIANWGNSELSEYAVGFIADLGSPGLQFISRTGFAGRASAADYPLSNSVDEVESLVIFDNVEIPWENVLFYRHTKAASFIRSTLHRYSAFPFVQRTQHLADLMIGAALWNVKQTGLEKQQAVQEKLAQLACYRENINAHLTASIALAEPSPGGLLMPNQSLLYTGRVTALSQLPAMMHIARELCGGQICITPDAGAFSHPDTKEWMEKYYNVNENWIADDRRKLLAFARDLLNSDYAGHRLTFQLFAQSPPFAQLGAIYRNFDFDGPLDLVRKAADLSENVLGGQVLGTGNRAAQDGKVAVK; this is translated from the coding sequence GTGCTTCGTACTGGAGAAGAATACCGGGAGTCCATCCGAGATGGCCGCAAGGTCTACGTCAATGGCGAACAGGTCCGGGATGTCACGACGCATCCGATGTTCAAGCCGATCGTGGACCGCCGCGCCCACATCTACGACATGGCGCACCAGGAATCCACCCAGGCGGTGATGACGTACACGGACGAAGCGAGCGGGGAGCTGAACGCGATCGGCAACCGGCTGCCGCGCACCCAGGAGGATTGGTGGGACAAGCGCCGTGCCGTGGATGCCGTGCAGCGCGAGTCCGGCGGAGTGGTCACCCGGGTGGGCGATGAGACGATCGGCGAAATGTGGTCGCTCTTCGATGGCCAGGACGTGCTCAACGAGGTCGATCCGCGCTTTTCGGATAATATCCGACGGCATATCGAGCACTCCATCAGTGCTGATACGTTCCATATCTCGGCGAACACCGACCCCAAGGGAGACCGGTCCAAGGCTCCGCAGGATCAGGATCCGGACATGCTGCTGCATGTGGTCAAGGAGACCGACAACGGCATCGTGGTCCGCGGTGCCAAGTATGAAACCGCTGCCGCCTACGCCAACCAGGCGTTCACCAAGCCGACGATCGCCAACTGGGGCAACAGTGAACTTTCCGAGTACGCGGTGGGCTTCATTGCCGACCTGGGCAGCCCTGGACTGCAGTTCATTTCGCGCACCGGTTTCGCCGGACGTGCCTCGGCCGCCGACTATCCGCTGTCGAATTCCGTGGACGAGGTCGAATCGCTGGTCATTTTCGACAACGTTGAAATCCCTTGGGAGAACGTGCTCTTCTACCGCCACACCAAGGCCGCGAGCTTCATCCGCTCCACGCTTCACCGCTACTCCGCGTTCCCGTTCGTGCAGCGCACCCAGCATCTGGCGGACCTGATGATCGGTGCCGCGCTGTGGAACGTGAAGCAGACCGGCCTGGAAAAACAGCAGGCCGTCCAAGAGAAGCTCGCCCAGCTGGCTTGCTACCGTGAAAACATCAATGCCCACCTGACGGCATCCATCGCGCTGGCGGAGCCGAGCCCCGGTGGACTGTTGATGCCCAACCAGTCGCTGCTCTACACCGGACGCGTCACCGCGCTGTCCCAGCTCCCGGCGATGATGCACATCGCCCGCGAACTGTGTGGCGGTCAGATCTGCATTACCCCGGATGCCGGTGCGTTCAGCCACCCCGACACCAAGGAATGGATGGAAAAGTACTACAACGTCAACGAGAACTGGATCGCCGATGACCGGCGCAAGCTGCTGGCCTTCGCCCGCGACCTGCTCAACAGCGACTACGCCGGACACCGGCTCACTTTCCAGCTCTTCGCCCAGTCCCCGCCGTTCGCCCAGCTCGGTGCGATCTACCGAAACTTCGACTTCGATGGACCGCTGGACCTGGTCCGGAAGGCCGCCGACCTCTCGGAGAACGTCTTGGGTGGACAGGTGCTAGGTACCGGTAACCGTGCGGCACAGGATGGAAAGGTCGCGGTCAAATGA